Proteins from one Bacteroides mediterraneensis genomic window:
- a CDS encoding sensor histidine kinase: MKRIVNNKYLLVVNAIAIMVAFLTHFPELITLSNPYSADGLSFPGMHWADVGNEVLFTYVSLLLLFFLNEAVFHFNSDMVSIGWKKMLCAFVLTWIASNLLGKFFVYLHLHFDIPAIDAMLHHYLHPLRDFLITCIVTGSCYFFYQNRKSRKMLLENQQLRTENIINQYEALKSQLNPHMLFNSLNTLYLLIRESPDKARHYLEELSKVMRYTLQDNESHSVTLREEMEFVKSYMYLLQVRYEENLQFDIRISPELLSRKLPPMALQLLIENAVKHNEISNRRPLTVLVKAEGDTVEVSNPLQPKRGGTAGMGIGLANLAKRYQLLYKKEVSVQEENNRFTVILPLI, translated from the coding sequence ATGAAGCGAATCGTGAACAATAAATATCTGCTGGTAGTGAATGCCATCGCCATCATGGTGGCATTCCTTACGCATTTCCCGGAACTGATTACCTTGTCGAATCCGTATTCGGCCGACGGGCTTTCGTTTCCGGGTATGCACTGGGCAGATGTGGGCAATGAGGTGCTGTTTACGTATGTTTCCTTGTTGTTGCTTTTCTTCCTGAACGAGGCCGTGTTCCATTTCAACAGTGACATGGTTTCCATCGGGTGGAAGAAGATGCTCTGCGCGTTTGTGCTCACGTGGATTGCGAGCAATCTGCTTGGAAAGTTTTTCGTCTACTTGCACCTGCATTTCGACATTCCGGCCATCGATGCCATGCTTCACCATTACCTCCATCCGCTGCGCGATTTCCTGATTACCTGCATTGTGACGGGAAGCTGTTATTTCTTCTACCAGAACCGGAAAAGCCGCAAGATGCTGCTCGAAAACCAGCAGTTGCGCACGGAAAACATCATCAACCAGTACGAGGCCCTGAAGAGCCAGCTGAATCCGCACATGTTGTTCAATTCGCTGAACACCTTGTATCTGCTCATTCGCGAATCGCCCGACAAGGCCCGTCATTACCTGGAGGAGCTGTCGAAGGTGATGCGCTATACTTTGCAGGACAATGAGTCACATTCCGTAACTCTGCGGGAGGAAATGGAATTTGTGAAATCATATATGTATCTGCTGCAGGTGCGTTACGAAGAGAATCTGCAGTTTGACATCCGGATTTCGCCGGAGCTGCTTTCCCGCAAGCTGCCTCCCATGGCCCTCCAGCTGCTGATAGAGAATGCCGTGAAGCACAACGAAATCAGTAACCGCCGTCCGCTGACGGTGCTGGTAAAGGCGGAAGGCGACACGGTGGAGGTGAGCAACCCGTTGCAACCCAAGCGGGGTGGGACGGCCGGAATGGGAATCGGTCTGGCCAACCTGGCCAAACGTTACCAGTTGCTGTATAAAAAAGAGGTTTCCGTACAGGAAGAGAACAACCGTTTTACTGTGATTTTGCCTTTGATTTGA
- the dnaJ gene encoding molecular chaperone DnaJ yields the protein MAKRDYYEVLGVAKTATADEIKKAYRKKAIQYHPDRNPGDKEAEEKFKEAAEAYEVLSNADKRARYDQFGFAGVDGAAGGGSGFGGFSGQGMSMDDIFSMFGDIFGGHGGFGGFSSGFGGSSQPRQRKFRGSDLRVKVKLTLKEISTGVEKKFKLKKYVQCSHCHGTGAEGDGGTETCPTCHGTGSVTRTQQSIFGMMQTQTVCPQCGGEGKIIKNKCKECGGEGIVYGEEVVTVKIPAGVAEGMQVTINGKGNAGKHNGVPGDLLVLIEEEKHPELIRDESDLIYNLLLSVPTAALGGTVEIPTIDGKAKIKIEPGTQPGKVLRLRGKGLPNINSYGYNTGTGDLLVNVSVYIPETLTKEERQALEKWQEAENFKPNMSLKEKIFKKFRSLFD from the coding sequence ATGGCGAAAAGAGATTATTATGAAGTGCTTGGAGTTGCCAAAACGGCCACGGCAGATGAAATAAAGAAAGCGTATCGAAAGAAAGCCATCCAGTATCACCCGGACCGCAATCCGGGCGACAAGGAGGCGGAAGAGAAATTCAAGGAAGCAGCAGAAGCCTACGAAGTGTTGAGCAATGCCGACAAACGTGCACGTTATGACCAGTTTGGTTTTGCAGGGGTAGACGGTGCAGCCGGAGGCGGAAGCGGATTCGGCGGATTCAGTGGCCAAGGCATGTCCATGGACGATATCTTCTCTATGTTCGGCGATATTTTTGGTGGACACGGAGGTTTCGGCGGATTCAGCAGCGGATTTGGCGGAAGCAGCCAGCCACGCCAGCGTAAGTTCCGTGGTTCCGACCTGCGGGTAAAAGTCAAACTGACATTAAAAGAAATCTCTACAGGCGTAGAAAAGAAGTTCAAACTGAAAAAATACGTGCAATGCAGTCACTGCCACGGTACGGGTGCCGAAGGCGACGGAGGCACGGAAACCTGTCCTACCTGCCACGGAACAGGTAGCGTGACCCGCACACAACAGAGTATTTTCGGTATGATGCAGACCCAGACCGTATGTCCGCAATGTGGAGGTGAAGGAAAAATCATCAAGAACAAGTGTAAGGAATGTGGCGGCGAAGGTATCGTGTACGGTGAAGAAGTAGTCACCGTAAAGATTCCTGCCGGAGTGGCTGAAGGCATGCAGGTAACTATCAATGGGAAAGGCAATGCCGGAAAACACAACGGAGTGCCGGGCGACCTGCTGGTCTTGATTGAAGAAGAAAAGCATCCGGAACTGATTCGCGACGAGAGTGACCTGATTTACAACCTGCTACTGAGCGTTCCGACTGCAGCTCTGGGAGGTACGGTAGAAATCCCGACCATCGACGGAAAAGCCAAAATCAAGATAGAGCCGGGCACACAGCCAGGCAAGGTACTCCGCCTGCGGGGCAAAGGTTTGCCGAACATCAACAGCTACGGATATAATACGGGAACAGGCGACTTGCTGGTCAATGTCAGTGTCTACATTCCGGAAACACTGACCAAAGAAGAACGTCAGGCACTCGAAAAATGGCAGGAAGCCGAGAACTTCAAGCCGAACATGAGTCTGAAAGAAAAAATCTTCAAGAAGTTCAGAAGTCTATTCGACTGA
- a CDS encoding CusA/CzcA family heavy metal efflux RND transporter: protein MFKKIVRFSIRKKLFVALTTLFLMIGGIYSMLTLPIDAVPDITNNQVQIVTVSPTLAPQEVEQLITFPIEVAMSNIMNVQEIRSVSRFGLSLVTVVFKESVPTLDARQLVNEQIQTVAGEIPSNLGVPEMMPITTGLGEIYQYVLKVAPGYEKKYDAMELRTIQDWIVKRQLSGIPGIVEINSFGGYLKQYEVAVDPDALYSLNITISDVFEALSRNNQNTGGSYIEKVDRAYYIRSEGMISDLKDIEQIVVTNRGGIPVHVSDIGKVRYGAPKRFGAMTKDGEGECVGGIAMMLKGANANVVTQELEKRVAKVQKMLPEGISVEPYLNRSELVNRNISTVIRNLVEGAIIVFLVLIVFLGNVRAGLIVASVIPLAMLFAFILMRVFGVSANLMSLGAIDFGIVVDGSIVILEGILAHIYGKKWMGRTLSKQEMNEEVEKGAGNVVRSATFAVLIILIVFFPILTLTGIEGKYFTPMAKTLVFCIIGALLLSLTYVPMMASLFLKRTVAVKPTLADRFFEKLNRVYHRILNFCLAHVWGTLASAFTLLILSFLLFTRLGAEFIPTLDEGDFAMQMTLPAGSSLSRSIEVSLAAEKKLKEDFPEIKHVVAKIGTAEVPTDPMAVEDADVMIVMKPFSEWTSASSRAEMVEKMKKSLESVKGAEFNFSQPIQLRFNELMTGAKADIAIKLYGEDMAELYAKAKEAAKYVEQVPGAADVLVEQAMGLPQLLVKYDRAKIARYGIDIEELNTIIRTAYAGEVAGVVFENERRFDLVLRLDKDKVKDLNIDKLFVRTSEGIQIPVSEVASIDLENGPLQINRDATKRRIVIGVNVRDADIQQVVEQIRTSLEKNVKLKPGYYWEYGGQFENLQNAVRTLSIVIPIALMLILLLLFFAFRSVIYSLVVFSTVPLSLIGGIVALWLRGLPFSISAGVGFIALFGVAVLNGILMINHFNDLRKEKTYTMCTNRIIAKGCPHLLRPVFLTGLVASLGFVPMAVATSAGAEVQRPLATVVIGGLIVSTVLTLIVIPVFYRLVNVIAHLWGRKRHRARLGRKVGMTCLLLLLAASVSAVTPVSQKAISLDEALEIALQNHPRLKMANAEIERSRAARGEVWDGGNTSFSYSWGQLNGEYRKDNELSVEQSLGSLLTPFYKNALVNAQVTTGSNYRDMVKKEIVAEVKRAWVYYQYALHLYRLYGEQEELALKLRESGELRYQQGDIDQTQRNMIATLAADLHTRSLQAREEVELASRRFAWACYAGAPVVPNDSSLAVLPLSLQDRTLSAAHLNYFASQVQEKKSELRIERSKFFPEFSLGYVRQKIAPLNGLNSWMVGVSFPILFFPQRSRSKQAKVNLQIAEWQAEQNRVQLNNQVEELYRRARQQQESLDYYSKAALKEAEALQESALLKFKESEINITDFVQSLNASRDIRRSYIETVYAYNVSVLEIELYTE from the coding sequence ATGTTTAAGAAAATAGTCCGTTTTTCAATTCGCAAAAAACTCTTTGTCGCCCTGACGACACTGTTTTTAATGATAGGGGGCATCTATTCCATGCTGACATTGCCCATTGATGCCGTGCCCGATATCACCAATAATCAGGTGCAGATTGTCACGGTGTCGCCCACATTGGCGCCTCAGGAGGTGGAACAGCTGATTACGTTCCCGATAGAGGTGGCCATGAGCAACATCATGAATGTACAGGAAATCCGTTCGGTGTCCCGCTTCGGCTTGTCGCTGGTGACGGTCGTGTTCAAGGAAAGCGTGCCCACACTGGATGCCCGTCAGTTGGTAAATGAGCAGATACAGACCGTGGCTGGAGAGATTCCCTCCAATTTGGGGGTACCGGAAATGATGCCTATCACTACCGGGTTGGGCGAAATCTATCAGTATGTGCTGAAGGTGGCTCCCGGGTATGAAAAGAAGTACGATGCCATGGAGCTGCGTACCATCCAGGATTGGATTGTGAAACGCCAGCTTTCAGGTATCCCGGGCATTGTGGAAATCAACAGTTTCGGAGGTTACCTGAAACAGTATGAGGTGGCCGTCGACCCGGATGCCTTGTATTCGTTGAACATCACCATCAGTGATGTGTTCGAGGCCCTGAGCCGCAACAACCAGAATACTGGAGGAAGTTATATAGAAAAGGTGGACCGGGCGTATTACATCCGCTCGGAAGGTATGATTTCCGACTTGAAAGACATTGAACAGATTGTCGTGACCAACCGGGGCGGGATTCCCGTGCATGTGAGCGACATCGGAAAAGTACGCTATGGCGCTCCCAAGCGTTTCGGAGCCATGACCAAGGATGGAGAAGGTGAGTGCGTGGGAGGTATCGCCATGATGCTGAAAGGTGCCAACGCCAACGTGGTGACCCAGGAACTGGAGAAGCGGGTGGCCAAGGTACAGAAGATGTTGCCCGAGGGTATCAGCGTAGAACCCTACCTGAACCGTTCGGAACTGGTGAACCGGAATATCTCGACCGTTATCCGTAACCTGGTGGAAGGAGCCATTATCGTGTTCCTCGTATTGATTGTGTTCCTGGGAAATGTACGTGCCGGACTGATTGTGGCGTCCGTCATTCCCTTGGCCATGCTCTTTGCCTTTATCCTGATGCGGGTATTCGGTGTGTCGGCCAATCTGATGAGTTTGGGAGCCATCGACTTTGGTATCGTGGTAGACGGTTCCATCGTGATACTGGAAGGTATTCTGGCACACATCTATGGCAAGAAATGGATGGGCCGCACGCTGAGCAAGCAGGAGATGAATGAGGAAGTGGAAAAAGGTGCCGGCAATGTGGTGCGGAGTGCGACGTTTGCCGTACTGATTATTCTGATTGTGTTCTTCCCGATATTGACCTTGACAGGAATTGAAGGCAAGTACTTCACTCCGATGGCCAAGACCCTGGTGTTCTGCATCATCGGTGCCCTGTTGCTGTCGCTCACTTATGTGCCGATGATGGCTTCGCTTTTCCTGAAACGTACCGTGGCTGTCAAGCCGACCTTGGCCGACCGTTTCTTTGAGAAGTTGAACCGCGTGTATCATCGGATTTTGAATTTCTGTCTGGCTCATGTGTGGGGTACCTTGGCTTCAGCCTTTACCTTATTAATATTATCCTTCTTGTTGTTCACCCGGTTGGGAGCCGAATTTATTCCGACACTCGATGAAGGCGACTTCGCCATGCAGATGACGCTTCCGGCAGGTAGTTCACTGAGCCGCAGTATCGAGGTGTCGCTTGCAGCCGAGAAGAAACTGAAGGAGGATTTCCCGGAAATCAAGCACGTAGTCGCCAAAATCGGTACGGCCGAAGTGCCGACCGACCCGATGGCCGTAGAGGATGCCGACGTGATGATTGTGATGAAGCCGTTCAGTGAATGGACTTCGGCCAGCAGCCGCGCGGAGATGGTGGAGAAGATGAAAAAGTCGCTGGAATCGGTGAAAGGAGCCGAGTTCAATTTCAGCCAGCCCATCCAGTTGCGTTTCAATGAGTTGATGACAGGAGCCAAAGCCGATATTGCCATCAAACTGTATGGAGAAGATATGGCCGAACTCTATGCCAAGGCCAAAGAGGCGGCCAAGTATGTAGAACAGGTGCCTGGGGCAGCCGATGTGCTGGTAGAGCAGGCTATGGGACTTCCGCAGTTGCTGGTGAAATACGACCGTGCCAAGATTGCCCGCTACGGCATCGACATTGAGGAACTGAATACGATTATCCGTACGGCCTATGCCGGAGAGGTTGCCGGAGTGGTCTTTGAAAACGAACGCCGTTTCGACCTCGTATTGCGTCTGGACAAGGATAAGGTGAAAGACCTGAACATCGACAAACTGTTTGTCCGCACGAGCGAAGGCATTCAGATACCGGTCAGCGAAGTGGCCAGCATCGACCTGGAGAACGGGCCGTTGCAGATTAACCGCGATGCTACCAAACGACGGATTGTCATCGGTGTCAATGTGCGCGATGCCGACATCCAGCAGGTAGTGGAACAGATACGTACTTCACTGGAGAAAAATGTCAAGCTGAAACCCGGTTATTACTGGGAATACGGCGGACAGTTTGAAAACCTGCAGAATGCCGTACGCACGTTGAGCATTGTGATTCCGATTGCCCTGATGCTGATACTTTTGCTGTTGTTTTTCGCATTTAGAAGCGTAATTTATTCGTTAGTTGTTTTTTCTACCGTACCTTTGTCTCTGATTGGAGGTATCGTAGCCTTGTGGTTGCGTGGACTTCCGTTCAGTATCTCGGCCGGTGTGGGATTTATCGCCCTGTTTGGTGTGGCCGTGCTGAATGGTATCTTGATGATCAATCATTTTAATGATTTGCGAAAAGAAAAAACTTATACTATGTGTACGAATCGAATCATTGCAAAAGGATGTCCTCATCTGTTGAGACCGGTGTTCCTGACCGGACTGGTGGCTTCACTGGGCTTTGTGCCCATGGCGGTAGCTACCTCGGCGGGAGCCGAAGTACAGCGCCCGCTGGCGACCGTAGTGATTGGTGGACTGATTGTGTCTACCGTGCTGACCTTGATTGTCATTCCGGTGTTCTACCGGCTGGTAAATGTCATTGCCCATTTGTGGGGACGGAAAAGACACCGTGCTCGGTTGGGCCGAAAAGTCGGGATGACCTGTCTGTTACTGCTGCTGGCCGCATCCGTTTCGGCTGTGACTCCGGTTTCCCAGAAAGCGATTTCGTTGGATGAGGCCTTGGAAATAGCCTTGCAGAATCATCCACGATTGAAGATGGCCAATGCGGAAATCGAACGGAGCCGGGCAGCCCGTGGAGAAGTGTGGGATGGGGGCAATACTTCGTTCAGCTACTCCTGGGGGCAGTTGAACGGGGAATACCGGAAAGATAACGAACTGTCGGTAGAACAGTCGCTTGGTTCCTTGCTGACTCCTTTTTATAAGAATGCCTTGGTCAATGCACAGGTGACCACAGGCAGTAACTACCGCGACATGGTGAAGAAAGAAATTGTGGCCGAAGTGAAACGGGCGTGGGTGTACTATCAATATGCTCTCCATTTGTATCGTTTGTATGGAGAGCAGGAGGAGCTAGCCCTGAAGCTGCGTGAAAGCGGGGAACTGCGTTATCAGCAGGGAGATATTGACCAGACACAACGGAACATGATTGCCACGCTGGCAGCGGATCTTCACACCCGCAGCCTGCAGGCGCGGGAGGAAGTGGAGCTGGCTTCCCGTCGTTTTGCGTGGGCCTGCTATGCCGGTGCGCCAGTAGTGCCCAATGACAGTTCGCTGGCCGTACTTCCGCTCTCTTTGCAGGACCGTACGCTTTCGGCAGCCCATCTGAACTATTTTGCCAGCCAGGTGCAGGAAAAGAAATCGGAACTCCGCATTGAACGCAGCAAGTTTTTCCCGGAGTTCTCACTGGGGTATGTGCGTCAGAAAATCGCTCCGCTGAACGGACTGAACTCATGGATGGTGGGCGTGTCTTTCCCCATTCTGTTCTTCCCCCAGCGCAGCCGCAGCAAGCAGGCCAAGGTGAACTTGCAGATTGCAGAATGGCAGGCCGAGCAGAACCGGGTACAGTTGAACAACCAGGTGGAAGAGCTTTACCGTCGTGCCCGTCAGCAGCAGGAGAGTCTGGATTATTATTCCAAGGCTGCTCTGAAAGAGGCAGAAGCCTTGCAGGAAAGTGCCCTGCTGAAGTTCAAGGAAAGTGAAATCAATATCACGGACTTCGTGCAGAGCCTGAACGCTTCACGCGACATCCGCCGGAGTTACATTGAAACGGTATATGCCTATAACGTATCCGTACTGGAAATCGAATTATACACTGAATAA
- a CDS encoding efflux RND transporter periplasmic adaptor subunit: MKQILFFSALWCALAFTACGGGASEQTTDEAAGTQSAQADSLSASADSVEVDGVSGATQVANAPSFNGILMVPPQRHATITLSMGGAVHSVAFLPGSYVQKNQVILTLENPDFIALQQTWLDAAAQVEFLEKEYLRQKNLASHEAASQKQMQQSKSDYLSMKSRLDAAAAQLQILGMDTRHLQTQGIHPYLEIKAPLSGYVTNMNVNLGKYFNVGEPVCDVIDKQALMLQLTAYEKDLDDLKVGDQIEFRVNGMGDKTFEAVLVSIDQMVDSTNRSIKVYARVLHPLKDFRPGMYVSARKAPQKS; this comes from the coding sequence ATGAAACAGATACTTTTTTTCTCAGCCTTATGGTGTGCACTGGCTTTCACGGCTTGCGGGGGAGGTGCATCCGAACAAACAACCGATGAAGCAGCCGGCACACAGTCGGCACAGGCCGACAGTCTTTCAGCCTCGGCCGACAGCGTGGAAGTGGACGGGGTTTCTGGAGCGACCCAAGTGGCCAATGCACCGTCTTTCAACGGTATCCTGATGGTACCTCCGCAGCGGCATGCCACCATTACCTTGAGCATGGGAGGCGCCGTACACAGTGTGGCTTTCCTTCCGGGCAGCTACGTACAGAAAAACCAAGTAATTCTGACATTGGAAAATCCGGACTTCATCGCCTTGCAGCAGACCTGGCTGGATGCAGCCGCACAAGTGGAATTCCTGGAAAAAGAATATCTCCGCCAGAAGAACCTGGCTTCGCACGAGGCCGCTTCACAGAAACAGATGCAGCAGAGCAAGTCGGACTATCTCTCCATGAAGAGCCGGCTGGATGCGGCGGCTGCCCAGTTGCAGATTCTGGGTATGGATACCCGTCATTTGCAGACGCAGGGCATTCATCCTTATTTGGAGATAAAAGCTCCGCTGAGCGGATATGTGACGAATATGAACGTCAATCTGGGAAAATATTTCAATGTGGGTGAACCTGTGTGTGACGTGATTGACAAGCAGGCGCTGATGTTGCAGCTGACTGCTTACGAGAAAGATTTGGACGATTTGAAGGTGGGCGACCAGATTGAGTTCCGTGTGAATGGCATGGGTGATAAAACGTTTGAAGCCGTGTTGGTTTCCATCGACCAGATGGTGGACAGCACCAACCGCTCCATCAAGGTGTATGCCCGTGTGTTGCATCCGCTGAAAGATTTCCGTCCCGGAATGTATGTATCAGCCCGTAAGGCTCCCCAAAAATCTTGA
- a CDS encoding LytTR family DNA-binding domain-containing protein, translating to MKTLIIEDEKAALRNLKAVMQEVDTDFEIVGEVDSIFDGVEWFRTHPMPELVFMDIHLADGSAFDICAQVDITCPIIFTTAYDEYALRAFKVNSVAYLLKPISRTDLQEAMHKLELLGGQPKAEKQPDLSEILRSLKKEESYKTHFLVPVKGDKFLPVSVESIQYFYISNGLVKAVDGDGKEFVFSQSLDELAELLNPHDFFRANRQFIVSRKAVSDISLWFNGRLAINLKVPVPEKIIISKAKASELKDWF from the coding sequence ATGAAAACACTGATTATAGAAGATGAGAAAGCAGCTTTGCGCAACCTGAAGGCCGTGATGCAGGAAGTAGACACCGATTTTGAAATCGTCGGGGAGGTGGACAGCATTTTCGACGGAGTGGAATGGTTTCGTACGCATCCCATGCCGGAGCTGGTGTTTATGGACATCCATTTGGCCGACGGCTCAGCCTTCGACATCTGTGCACAGGTGGACATCACCTGTCCGATTATCTTTACCACGGCCTACGATGAATATGCATTGCGGGCGTTCAAGGTGAACAGCGTGGCCTATCTGCTCAAGCCCATCAGCCGTACTGACTTGCAGGAGGCCATGCACAAGCTGGAACTGTTGGGCGGACAGCCGAAGGCGGAGAAACAGCCCGACCTGTCGGAGATTCTCCGGAGCCTGAAAAAGGAGGAGAGTTACAAGACCCATTTCCTGGTGCCGGTGAAGGGCGACAAGTTCCTGCCGGTATCGGTCGAGTCCATCCAGTATTTCTATATCTCCAACGGGCTGGTCAAGGCTGTCGACGGAGACGGGAAGGAGTTTGTATTCTCGCAGTCGCTCGACGAGCTGGCCGAACTGCTCAACCCGCACGATTTCTTCCGGGCCAACCGCCAGTTTATCGTATCGCGGAAGGCCGTGTCCGACATCAGCCTGTGGTTCAACGGACGGCTGGCCATCAACCTGAAAGTGCCGGTGCCCGAGAAAATCATCATCAGCAAGGCCAAGGCTTCGGAACTGAAGGACTGGTTCTAA
- a CDS encoding nucleotide exchange factor GrpE has translation MSNKNQNPNVEEELKNQQQNTAENAQAAAESQEAETQETQKEGEEKKELTAEEKLEKELEEAQKVIDEQKDKYLRLSAEFDNFRKRTIKEKAELIKNGGEKAINAVLPILDDLERALQNMQKAEDVKAIYDGVELIYQKFLKNLHQEGLEKMEPVGQDFDTDFHEAIALVPASSEDQKGKVLDCVQTGYKLNEKVIRHAKVVVAQ, from the coding sequence ATGAGTAACAAAAATCAAAACCCAAACGTGGAAGAAGAATTGAAGAACCAACAGCAGAACACTGCCGAAAACGCGCAGGCTGCCGCTGAATCTCAAGAAGCGGAAACGCAAGAAACCCAGAAAGAAGGGGAAGAAAAGAAAGAACTCACTGCAGAAGAAAAGTTGGAAAAGGAATTGGAAGAAGCTCAGAAAGTAATCGACGAGCAGAAAGACAAATACCTGCGCCTGTCTGCAGAATTCGATAATTTCCGGAAACGTACCATCAAGGAAAAGGCTGAACTTATCAAGAACGGTGGTGAAAAGGCCATCAATGCCGTGCTGCCGATTCTGGACGATTTGGAACGTGCACTGCAGAACATGCAGAAAGCAGAAGACGTGAAGGCCATTTACGACGGGGTGGAACTGATTTACCAGAAGTTCCTGAAAAACCTGCATCAGGAAGGCTTGGAAAAGATGGAGCCTGTCGGTCAGGACTTCGACACCGATTTCCACGAAGCCATCGCATTGGTGCCGGCTTCCAGCGAAGACCAGAAAGGAAAGGTGCTGGACTGCGTACAAACAGGATACAAGTTGAACGAGAAAGTCATCCGTCACGCCAAAGTGGTGGTTGCCCAATAA
- a CDS encoding ABC-F family ATP-binding cassette domain-containing protein, translating into MITVSNVAVQFGKRVLYNDVNLKFTNGNIYGIIGANGAGKSTFLKVISGELDPTKGSVTLGPGERLSVLSQDHFKFDAHTVLDTVLMGHTVLWDIMKQREALYAKEDFTDEDGIKAAELEEKFAELEGWNAESDAAILLSGLGIKEDKHNTLMGDLSGKEKVRVMLAQALFGNPDNLLLDEPTNDLDMDTVTWLEEYLSNFEHTVLVVSHDRHFLDSVCTHTVDIDFGKVNLFAGNYSFWYESSQLALRQQQNQKAKAEEKRKELEEFIRRFSANVAKSKQTTSRKKMLEKLTVDEIKPSSRKYPGIIFTMDREPGNQILEVSGLRAETEEGTVLFNDVNFTVEKGDKIVFLSRDPRAMTALFEIINGNRKAQAGHYNWGVTITTAYLPLDNTDYFNCDLNLVDWLSQYGQGNEVEMKGYLGRMLFSGEEVMKKVSVLSGGEKMRCMIARMQLRNANCLILDTPTNHLDLESIQAFNNNLKIYKGNVLFSSHDHEFIETVANRIIELTPNGIIDKMMDYDEYISSDHIKEMRARMYGDK; encoded by the coding sequence ATGATAACAGTTTCAAATGTAGCCGTTCAATTTGGTAAAAGAGTGTTGTATAACGACGTGAACCTGAAGTTCACGAATGGTAATATCTATGGCATCATCGGAGCCAACGGTGCCGGTAAGTCCACGTTCCTGAAAGTGATTTCGGGTGAGCTGGACCCTACTAAGGGAAGTGTCACGCTGGGACCGGGCGAGCGCCTTTCGGTGTTGAGCCAGGACCACTTCAAGTTTGATGCCCATACGGTGCTCGATACCGTGCTGATGGGACACACCGTGTTGTGGGACATCATGAAGCAGCGCGAGGCCCTGTATGCCAAGGAAGACTTTACCGATGAAGACGGTATCAAGGCAGCCGAACTGGAAGAAAAGTTTGCCGAACTGGAAGGCTGGAATGCCGAGAGCGATGCGGCCATCCTGCTGAGCGGTCTGGGCATCAAGGAAGACAAGCATAACACGCTGATGGGTGATTTGAGTGGTAAGGAAAAGGTGCGCGTGATGCTGGCACAGGCGCTTTTCGGAAATCCGGACAACCTGTTGCTCGACGAGCCGACCAACGACCTGGATATGGATACGGTGACCTGGCTCGAAGAATACCTTTCCAACTTTGAGCATACCGTGCTGGTGGTGAGTCACGACCGTCACTTCCTCGACTCGGTATGTACGCATACGGTCGACATCGACTTCGGCAAGGTGAACCTCTTTGCCGGTAACTATAGCTTCTGGTACGAATCCAGCCAGCTGGCTCTCCGTCAGCAGCAGAACCAGAAGGCCAAGGCGGAAGAAAAGCGCAAGGAACTGGAAGAATTTATCCGTCGTTTCTCTGCCAACGTAGCGAAGTCCAAGCAGACTACCAGCCGTAAGAAGATGCTGGAGAAACTGACGGTCGACGAAATCAAGCCGTCGTCACGCAAGTATCCGGGCATCATCTTTACGATGGACCGCGAACCGGGCAACCAGATTCTGGAGGTGTCGGGTCTGCGTGCCGAAACGGAAGAGGGTACGGTGCTCTTCAACGACGTGAACTTCACGGTGGAGAAGGGCGACAAGATTGTGTTCCTGAGCCGCGACCCGCGTGCCATGACGGCCCTGTTCGAGATTATCAACGGCAACCGCAAGGCGCAGGCCGGACATTATAACTGGGGGGTAACCATCACCACGGCTTACCTGCCATTGGACAACACTGATTATTTCAACTGCGACCTGAACCTGGTGGACTGGCTGAGTCAGTACGGTCAGGGCAATGAGGTGGAAATGAAAGGCTACCTGGGACGTATGCTGTTCTCCGGCGAAGAAGTGATGAAGAAAGTCAGCGTGCTTTCGGGAGGAGAAAAGATGCGTTGTATGATTGCCCGCATGCAGCTGCGCAATGCCAACTGTCTGATTCTGGATACTCCGACCAACCACCTGGACTTGGAATCCATTCAGGCGTTCAACAACAACCTGAAGATTTACAAGGGAAATGTGCTCTTCTCTTCACACGACCATGAGTTCATCGAAACCGTGGCCAACCGTATCATCGAGCTGACTCCGAACGGTATCATCGACAAGATGATGGATTACGACGAGTACATCTCATCCGACCATATCAAGGAGATGCGTGCCCGTATGTACGGCGATAAATAA